The Pelmatolapia mariae isolate MD_Pm_ZW linkage group LG10_11, Pm_UMD_F_2, whole genome shotgun sequence genome includes a region encoding these proteins:
- the eny2 gene encoding transcription and mRNA export factor ENY2, producing the protein MSRESRMRATINQKLTEMGERERLKEILRARLTECGWKDQMKAHCREVIKEKGLEHVTVDDLVVEITPKGRALVPDSVKKDLLHRIRGFLAQHAT; encoded by the exons ATGAGTAGGGAGTCCAGAATGAGAGCAACAATAAACCAAAAGTTGACCGAGatgggagaaagagagag ATTGAAAGAGATACTGAGGGCTAGGCTCACTGAGTGCGGATGGAAGGACCAGATGAAGGCTCACTGCAGAG AAGTCATCAAAGAAAAGGGCTTGGAGCACGTTACTGTGGACGACCTGGTTGTAGAAATCACTCCCAAAGGCAGAG CCTTGGTGCCAGACAGCGTGAAGAAAGACCTTCTACACAGAATAAGAGGCTTCTTGGCTCAGCATGCCACATAA